The DNA region CGCGCTTGCTGTACATCGTTTCAGGTACCGTATTGCTGCTGGGATTGTTCACTCCGATTCATTTTATTACGACAGCACCCATCGCGCTTGTTCTGTTTATTGCAGCAAGGAGAATGCAGAACAATCTGGACCGCAAGCAGGTCGAGGTGGAGCAGATGGAAGAGGAGCAGCAGATCGAAGAGGTTCGCAGCCCGGAAAGCGTCATCAACCTGCTGCAGGTGGATCCGATCGAATTCGAGTTCGGCTACGGCTTGATCCCGCTTGCGGATACCCAGCAGGGCGGAGACTTGCTGGATCGGATCATTATGATCCGGAGACAATGCGCGCTTGAACTCGGCCTGGTCGTACCGGTGATCCGAATCCGCGACAATATTCAGCTTAAACCGAATGAATATGTCATAAAAATTAAAGGGAATGCTGTCGGCGGCGGGGAATTACTTCTCAATCATTACCTCGCCATGAGTCCCGGCTACGAGGATGATTCCGTCACGGGAATCGAAACGACGGAGCCCGCGTTCGGGCTGCCGGCGCTCTGGATCGACGAGGCGACGAAAGAACGGGCCGACCTGGCGGGGTATACCGTGGTGGATCCGCCGTCCGTCGTAGCTACCCATCTGACAGAACTGATCAAGCGGCACGCGCATGAGCTGCTGGGGCGCCAGGAGACCAAAGCGCTGGTCGACAATATCAAGGAAAGCTACCCTGTGCTTGTCGACGAGCTGATCCCTTCCGTGCTGACGATCGGGGAGGTTCAGAAGGTGCTCGCGAAGCTGCTAAGGGAGAAAATCTCCATCCGCGACATGGTTACGATCCTGGAGACGCTCGCGGATTACGGGCATTATTCGAAGGACCCGGATGTCTTAACAGAGTATGTAAGACAAGCGCTCTCGAGGCAAATCACCCAGCAGTATGCTCAGGACGGAGAGGCCATGAAGGTGATCACCGTCGGACCGCAGCTTGAGAAGAAAATCGCGGAGAGCGTCCAGCAGAGCGAACAGGGGACTTACCTGGCGATGGACCCTGTATCTACGCAGAGCGTATTCCAGAAGCTGAGCGAGCAAGTGAATCGGATAATCCAGATGGGACAACAGCCGGTGCTGCTTACCTCTCCGGCCATCCGCATGTACTTGCGGCAGGTGATTGAACGCGGCATGCAGGATATACCGGTTCTATCCTACAGCGAGCTTGAGCCGAACGTCGAAATTCAAAGTGTCGGAGTGGTGAACTTATGAGAGTAAAAAGGTATATCGTCGACACGATGCCGGAAGCGATGGCGCAGATCCGGTCGGATTTGGGTGCGGATGCGGTCATACTGAGCACGAAGGACATTAAGGTAGGCGGTTTTCTAGGAATGTTCTCCCGCAAGAAGATCGAGGTCATCGCCGCGGTTGAACAGGAGGAGAAATTGAAATCCGCCGTCAAAGCCAAGCCGAAGCCGCCTGCAGCCGTGCCGAAGGCTGCTGTACCGAAGGCATACCAGCGCACAGCGGAAATCGCGACTCCTTCGGCAGCCGACCTGCCGAAGGCTCCTGCCCCGGAAGCGATACCGGCGGCGAAGGATTCCGCACAGGACGCGGATTATGTCCGCTTTGCCGAGATTATGAGCCAGGCCGCTGCAGCCGGGGAGGCGCAGGAGGTCCGGGAGGATACCCAGCCCCCGATACAGACGGCAACGGCTTCGGCCGAAGCCGCCTTCCAGGGCGCGAAAGCAGCTGCTGCAGCGCAAGGCAATTTGCAGACGCCTCCGGCTGAGCCGTTGAGCTCCCGCCTGGGCATCAGTGAATCGGAGCAGCGAGTGCTTGAGGAACTGAAGGAAATGAAGGAATGGATCGCCAAGCTGTCCCGGCATAATTTTGAAGCGAGACAGCTGCCGGAGCCGCTGGAGCCGTTAAGGGATCGCCTGCTTGGACAGGACGTTTCCGCGAGGCTCAGCGAGCAGTGGCTTGGGGCTGCCGAAGAAGCTCTGCGGGAGAGCGGGATGCAGCTTGGAAGCGAGCAGCTGCAGGCGATAATACGCGAGCGGGCGAAGGCTTTTATTGATGAGCGGATCGGAGGAGGCATTCAATCCGATACCCGGATCGTATACATCGCCGGGCCGACGGGTGTCGGCAAGACGACAACGATCGCCAAAATCGCTGCAGAGCAGCTGTTCAGATATCACCGCAAGGTGGGCTTTATAACCTCGGATACGTACCGGATATCAGCGGTAGAGCAGCTTAGGACCTATGCCTCGATTTTGAATGTCCCGATGGAGGTGGTGCAGTCGCCGGGGGATATGCAGCGGGCGCTTCAAACGCTTCAGGACTGCGACCTGATCTTGATGGATACGGCCGGCCGGAATTATCGGAACGAGCTGCTCGTCTCCGAATTGCAGAGCCTCTTTTCCCATTCGGAGCACAGCGAAACCTACCTTGTCCTCAGCCTGACATCCAAGAGCGGAGATATGATCGAAATCGCCGATCATTTCAGCAAATATGCACTCGATAAAGTCATATTCACCAAGATGGATGAGACCGGAAGCTTCGGCGCGATCTTCAATCTGCTGCATGCGCATAACCTGCGCCTGTCTTATATGACCAATGGTCAAAATGTGCCGGACGACCTGCTTCTGGCAAGCAGCGATCAGCTGTGCGATCTGCTGCTGGGAGAATCGTGGTCATGACGGATCAAGCCCATTCGCTCAGACAGCTTGTATCTGCGCAGCGGAACGAGAACATGGGAACGCCTCCGAGGACCTCAGCCGAGAGCGCCAAGATCATTACGGTCACGAGCGGCAAGGGCGGTGTCGGAAAATCCAATTTCACGCTGAACTTTGCGCTTGCCTTGCAGTCGATGGGCAAAAAAGTGCTGGTGTTTGACGCTGATATCGGCATGGCCAATATCGATGTGCTCATGGGAGTCTCGTCCCGCTACAGCCTCTATCATTTGCTGCGACGGGAGAAGAGCATGGAGGACGTGATCCAGTACGGACCGGAGCGGCTCCCCTTCATTCCAGGGGGATCCGGACTTGCCGATCTGTTCTCTCTCTCCGACTCGGACATGACTTACTTTCTTGATCAGCTAGAGCGCATATCGTCCGGCATGGATTACATCATCTTTGATACAGGCGCAGGCTTGTCAAAAGAAAACATGCGATTCATTACATCGGCCGATCATTGTTACGTCGTTACGACGCCTGAGCCGACTTCCATCACGGATGCGTATGCTCTCATCAAAGTCGTGCATGGAACCGGGTCCAAAGTCCCGTTCAGCCTGATCGTCAACCGGGCCGGCGATGAGCAGGAGGCGCGGGAGGCCGCGGATAAAATCATGTTAACGGCCCGCCGCTTTCTGGATTTGGATATGCAGCTGCTGGGTTCGATTGCGGATGATCCGCATGTGGTGCAGGCGGTCAAGCGGCAGACTCCATTCACGATAGCGTTCCCGAAGTGCGATGCCGCAAGCGACATCAGACGGATCGCCCTTCGCAGCATGGCATCTCCCGCCGCTGCAGAGCCGGATGCGCCAAAGGGAATCAAAGCATTCATGCATCGCTTGCTCAAACGAACAAAGTGATTCTTACATCAGGATTTTGCAAAATTGGATTCCAGCGCTCTTTGGATTTTTGCATCATCCTCACTTGGATAATTGGAACTGAGGTGGACTGATCGTGGTGCCCTTTCGTGTGCTTGTTGTGGACGATTCCGCATTTATGAGAAAAATTTTCTCCGACTTCATCGAGCGAGACGCTCTCTTTCAGGTGGTCGGAACGGCTGAGAACGGGCAAGAGGCCATCCGGAAAGTGAAGGAATTAAACCCGGATGCAGTTACCCTGGACGTGGAAATGCCGGAGATGAACGGATTGGACGCTCTGAAATTCATTATGGAATTAGGGCCTCCGGTGATCATGCTGTCCGGCTTGAATGAAGAAGGGATGAGGGAAACGATTCTGGCCCTCGAGGCCGGTGCGTTTGACTTCATACGAAAGCCTTCCATTACGAATGCGCTCGGGATCGAGCAGGTCGGGGAAGAGCTGATGAAGCAGCTGCATGCGGCGATGCAGGCCAAGCAGCGCCGAGCCTTATGGGAGGAGGAAGAGAGGGCGCGGCAAGCCGCAAGGCATCCATCCTCCTCTTCACGAGCTTCCAGGCCTCTCGGCAAGCTGCCGGATAAGAAGCCGAATGTGAAGGAACAGCCTCCGGTTGACCATACTCGGACAAAGGCTGCCGAGGTCCATGCTCGTCAGGAGCTGCCTCCGGTCAGCAAGGCGAAACAGAGATTACGGGAGGTGCTTCCGGGCACTGACCCATTGCAGCGGAAGCCCGACACTCCGGACAAACGCAGAAAGCCGGAGTCCGCAAAGCCTTCCGCCGCGGGGGCGGAGACCCGGCCAGCTGCAGACGTCAGTCCGTCCTCTTCGGCGGCGCTATCGGATCTCGTAGCCGTCGGCTGCTCCACAGGGGGACCGCGGGCGCTGAAGGCATTTCTGGAAGGAATCCCGAGCGGCTTTCCTGCTCCGATCGTTATCGTGCAGCATATGCCGCCCAAGTTTACGAAATCACTTGCGCAGCGCCTGAATTCCTTTAGCCGGCTGGAGGTGCTCGAAGCAGCTGACGGAATGGCTCTGGAGCCGGGAAAGGCTTATATCGCACCGGGGGGAAGCCATATCCGGGTAAAGCGCACCGAGAAGAACGGATACGTGATTGCAACGAGCATGGATGAGCCGCGCAACGGCCATCGCCCATCCGTCGATACGCTGTTCGAGTCACTGCTCCCGCTGACGGAGCTTACGCGTCACGCGGTGCTGATGACCGGCATGGGGAGCGACGGAGCGAGAATGATGAAGAAGCTCTATGATTCGGGCGTTAGATCCACCTTTGCGGAGAGCGAGGAAACCTGCGTTGTATACGGAATGCCTCGCTCGGCTGTCGAACTCGGATGCGTCAATGATGTGTTGCCTCTGCAGGAACTTGCACCCAAAGTGGTTCAAGCTGTAAATAACAGAAAGTGAACTCAGGAGGAGGTGTCTCTCAATGGACATGAATCAATATTTGACAATGTTTATTGATGAGTCAAATGATCATCTGCAATCATTAAATGAAAACATGCTGCAATTAGAAAACAATCCGGACGATTTGGGGATCGTGCAAGTGATTTTCCGGTCGGCGCATACGTTAAAAGGGATGGCCGCGACGATGGGCTTCGAGGATCTCGCCTCGTTAACGCACCAAATGGAAAATGTGCTCGACCTCGTCCGGAATGAAAAGCTGACCATGCAGGATTATATCTTCGACACGCTCTTCAAAAGCTTGGACGCGCTTGAATCGATGGTGCAGGATATTACGTCCGGAGGTGACGGCAAGTCGGATGTGTCTTCGATTGTGGCCGCTCTCCAGTCTATTGTCCGCGGAGAGAGCCCGGCGCATGCGCCAACCGGAGACGTTAAAGGCGCGGATCAAGGATCGGCTTCCCATCCCGGAATCACGCTGGACGAGTTTCAGTACTCGGTGCTCGAACAATCAATTTCGGAAGGACATAAGGTTCTCTATATACAAGTGACCCTGCGAGAGGATTGCCAGCTTAAAGCGGTTCGGGCCTACATGGTATTCGAAGCGCTGGAAAGATCCGGAGAAATCGTGAAGACGCATCCGGACGTTCAAGACATTGAACAAGGTGAATTCGATCGCGTATTTTCGTTGTACTACATAACCCAGCGGGAAGCCGCCGACATGGAGAGCCAGATCCTCGGCGTTTCCGAAATCGAGACGGCCCAGGTTGTCTCGCTGGATCATGAAACGCTCCAGCAAATGGTACAACAGGCTGCGGCAGCGCTCGAAACCGCCAAGCCCGAAGCGCAGCAGCCTTCAGCGGCAGCCTCGGTGCCAGAGTCGAAGAGCACCCCTACACCCGCCAAGGAAGCGAAGGCTACGGCTCGAAGCGGCGGGGCGAACCCGTCCCGCACGATCCGTGTGGACATTGAACGGCTGGACGTCCTGATGAACCTGTTCAGCGAGCTGCTCATTGACCGGGTACGGCTTGAGCAATTGGCGAGCGAGGCCCAGAACCAGGAGCTGACCGATACCGTCGAGCATATGAGCCGGGTCAGCAGCGATCTTCAGAATATCGTGCTGAAGCTCCGGATGGTTCCCGTGGACACGGTATTCAACCGCTTCCCGCGGATGGTCCGGGACCTTGCGAAAACGCTCGATAAAAAAATCGATCTCATTATCACCGGCGCCGATACGGAGCTGGACCGGACCGTCATCGACGAAATCGGCGACCCGCTGGTCCACCTGCTGCGCAATTCGGCTGACCACGGCATCGAACCTGTCGCCGACCGCATTGCCGCGGGCAAGCCGGAGACCGGCACGGTCCATCTGCGCGCCTTCCACAGCGGCAACAACGTTTTCATCGAGATTGAGGATGACGGCCGGGGGATCTATCGTGAGAAGATCTTGAAGAATGCGCTCCAGAAGGGGGTAGTTACCGAGGCCGAGGCGGAAGCGATGACGGATGAAGAGGTGCATCAGCTGCTCTTTGCCCCGGGATTCAGTACGGCGGAGAAAATATCCGACGTATCGGGCCGCGGAGTAGGACTTGACGTCGTCAAATCCAAAATCGTTTCGCTTGGCGGCAATGTAACGATCTATTCGACGCCGGGGAAAGGAACCAACTTCTCCGTACAGCTTCCGCTGACCTTGTCGATCATCGCCGCCATGCTGATCCGGATGGGCTCCGAGAAATATGCGATCCCGCTCTCGTCCATCGTGGAAACGGCAGTCATCAAGCGCGGTCACGTCAAAAATGTGCACGGCAGCCGCATGGTTCACTTCCGCGAGTCGATGATTCCGATTATTTCGCTCAGCAAGGTGTTCGAAGTACCGGATTTCGATGAAGAGCAGGAAGAAGAAACCGAGGTTGTCGTGATTCGAAAAGGCGATCGTCTAGCCGCGCTGGCGATCGATGATTTTATCGGCCAAAGCGAGATCGTGATTAAAAATCTGGGCAAATACTTGCCGGCGATTCAAGGGATTTCCGGGGCAACGATCCTCGGCGACGGACAAGTTGCTCTTATTATCGATGCGAATGCGTTCATTAAATAAAGCAAGCTTCACCCGGTAAAGCGGCAGGCCGCATAATTTGAAGGAGGATTCAGTCATGGGAGAAGAAATCAAGGTTATCGTCTTTAAGCTCGGCACTGAGGAATACGGTATTGAGGTAGATAAGGTTCAAACGATTGAACGGATGATGCCGATTACGCGCGTACCGAAAACCTATGCTTTTGTAAAAGGTGTGATCAACCTTCGCGGCGTGGTCATCCCGGTTATTGACCTAAGGGGCCGCTTCGGTCTGCCCGAGGTGGAGCCGACCGATCAAACCCGGATCATCATCGTTGCGGTGAGCGATATGCAGGTCGGCTTTATCGTCGATTCCGCAAGCGACGTCATCGACTTGAACACCGACAACATCGATTCACCGCCTGAAGTGGTCGGCGGCATCAAAGCGAAATATCTCCGCGGTGTCGCGCGGGTAGGAGAGGAGCGCCTTCTGGTCATGCTGAATCTGTCCGAAGTATTGAACAAGAGCGAGATCATTCAGCTGGAAGGCCTCGAGGATTAATCGTGGAGCTGTTTAAGTATGGCAGGGAAGTCAAGATGGACGTGCTGAAGGAAGTGGGGAACATCGGTGCGGGCAATGCTGCAACGGCGTTGTCCCGCTTGCTGGACAAGCCCATCGATATGGCCGTGCCGAAAGTGCAGCTGCTTCCTTTCAAAGAAATCGCGGAAAGCGTGGGCGGCAGCGAGCAAGTGGTGCTGGCCGTCTTCCTGCGGGTGGAAGGCAGCGCGCCGGGCAATCTGTTCTTTATCATGAGCCCCGAAGCGGGAAAAAATCTGCTCCAGAACCTTGCGGGCATCGAAGTGTCGGAGGATGAACAATTCTCCGAAATGGAGCTGTCGGCATTGTGCGAAATCGGCAACATCCTGGCCGGCTCCTATCTGTCCTCGCTTGCGGATTTCACCAATTTATCCATGACGCCGACCGTTCCGGGACTGGCCATGGATATGGCGGGCGCCATATTGAGCTACGGACTCCTTCAATTCGGGGAAATGGGAGACGATGCGCTCTTGATCAACACGACGTTTCTGGAAGGACAGAATGAAGTTGAAGGTCAGTTTTTCCTCATACCCGATCCGCCTTCATTCGCACAAATATTCGAAGCCCTGGGAGTGCCTTTAGAGCATGATTGATGAGCAAAGCATCGTGAAGGTGGCCATGGCGGATCTGAACGTCGCAGGTCCAAACGGCATATTGCGCACGACCGGGCTTGGCTCCTGCGTCGGACTGACCTTATATGATCCGGTTGCGAAGATCGGGGGGCTGGCCCATGTCATGCTTCCTTCCTCCTCGATTGCCAGGGAGGGGCAGCTGAACCTGGCAAAGTATGCGGACACGGCCCTGCCGGTCCTTCTGAACAAAATGAAGGATATGGGCGCCGTTCAAGCCAGAATGGTTGCAAAAATGGCCGGCGGCGCGCAAATGTTCTCCTTTGCCGGAGCCGGCGATACCATGCGGATCGGCCCACGGAATGTCGAATCGTGCAAAGAGGGGCTGCAGCAGATGGGCATCGCCCTGATAGCGGAGGATACCGGAGAAAATTACGGAAGAACAGTGGAGCTGGACTGTTTTACGGGGAAATTTACCGTGCGGAGTGTACAAAAGGGCATAAAGGAACTGTAGAGATGATGGAAAAACTGCGTTTTTATATCCTATCGGGAATTGCCGGATTTATTTTCACTTTTATTTTATCCATACGCAACAATCTATGGACAACCAGCATGACCCGGGCGTTCCTCGCCTTCGTAATCTGGTTTGTGCTGGCTTTCTTATTGAAACGGGTGCTGGACATCATCGTGGGCCGAAACGAACAGGGGCCGAAGGCAGGGAAGAGCGCCGGTGCCGGAACGGGGCAAGAGGATGAACGGGGAGCCGTCCTTGATCTGGCTACACCGGACGAAGACCGGGAGCTGATGGATATGATCCACTCCGAAAACGGCAGCAAAGGCAAGGACGGCTTCGTTCCGCTCAACCCGCCCAAGCTGGTTTCAACAAAAGATCCCGAGGAACTGGCCAAGGCCGTTCGTCACCTTACGGAAAAATAAGGAGGGTGAAGGCAATTGGACGAACGTAAGGCTACAATGCTGAATCATGCGGATTTATGGAGTGCATGGAAGGAAGATGGGGACCCGGAAGCGAAAAAGAAATTAATCGAAAATCATTTGCACATCGTTGACTATGTTTCAAGCCGCTTGGCCATCGGCCTTCCCAAGAATGTCTCGAAGGGAGATCTCGCCAGCAACGGCGTTATGGGTCTGATCGATGCCATCGAGAAGTTCGACTACAAGCGCGGTCTGCAGTTCGAGACCTATGCCTCCTGGCGGGTTCGGGGCGCAATCCTTGATTCGCTGCGCCAGGGGGATTGGGTGCCTCGTTCCGTCCGAGAGAAGGCGAAGAAGATCGAAACTGCGTACCAGCAACTAGAACAGAAGTATTTGCGCAGCGTCAGCGATTCGGAGATGAGCAGCTACCTGGAGGTGTCCGAGAAGGAATTCCGGCACATGCTGCAGGAGGTGGCTGTGATGACGCTGACGTCGCTGGAGGATCCGATTCGCGAGGAGGAGTCGGAGACCCGCATGTCGGTGCTGGTTGACGAGAAAGCAAAAAATCCGGATCACAAGGTGCATGAATTTTACCTTCGGGAAGCGCTGAAGAAAGGGATCAGTAAATTAACCCCAAAGGAAAGAACCGTCGTTTCATTATTATATTATGAGGACTTATCACTTAGTGAAATCGCCGAGGTCATGTCGCTATCGCCATCGCGTATTTCACAGCTTCATTCCAAAGCGATAATGAGACTGCGGGGCGCGCTTGATAAAGATCGGGATTTGCTGATGCAAAACGATTGACGCTTGCCATTTAGGAAGGGGGTTGGCTGGATTGTCTCTAGATTATGCATTGGATCAGTACATGAGCGTCACGTTTTCGGATGACAAGGTTATCGCCTACATTCAGTTCACGAAATGGGAGGACGGGTTCTCCTGCACGCTGGAAGCGCTGGAGCAGTTCTTGCGAAGTCACGGCATCCGGTACGGGATCCAGCAGGATATCCTGCAGCGCATCGCCGGTCATGCGGAGGAATACCAGTACAGCAGGACGCCGATAGCCATCGGAACGGAGCCTGTGCACGGACAGAACGGAAGAATTGAATTCACCGTCGATTTCGGTGGCCAGACCCACTTGAAGCCGCTCGAGACTGAGGACGGCAAAGTCGATTACAAAGAAATCACTCGGTTAAATAATGTAAAGAAGGGACAGCTGCTGGCGACCCGAGTCCCCCCGACAAAGGGAGAGCCCGGGACAACGGTCACCGGTGAAGAAATCCCTAGCAAGCCGGGCAAGGAAGCTCATTTCAAGATCGGTAAAAACGTCGTGGTCAACGCGGAAAAAACGGCGATGTACGCGGCGATCGATGGTCTGCTTACAAGGACCGATAAAGGGAAAATCAACGTGTTTCCGGTATACGAGATTAATGGGGACGTCGATTACAGCATCGGCAACATCGATTTTGTCGGAACGGTCGTTGTCCGCGGAAATGTGCTGACCGGGTTTCGAATCAAGGCGGCCGGTGATATCCGGGTGACCGGCTTTGTGGAAGGCGCCGAGCTCGATGCGGAGGGCTCGATCGATATTTCCGGCGGAATTATCGGCTATAACAAAGGATGCGTCAAGGCCGGTCAGGATGTTAAGAGCTCCTTTATCCAGGACGGAAACGTCGTTGCCGGGGCGAACGTGCTCGTCTCCCAGAGCATTATGCACTCCAACATCCGCGCGGGTCGGAATATCGAATGCAACGGAACGAAAGGCTTGGTCGTCGGCGGCGTATTGCAAGCCGGAGAGATGGTCGTCGCCCGAACCATCGGCAACAGCATGTCAACGGCTACCGTCGTCGAGGTGGGAGTGCTTCCGGACCTGCGCAACGAATTGGCCGAGCTGCGCGTACAGCTGAAGCAGCT from Paenibacillus ihbetae includes:
- a CDS encoding chemotaxis protein CheW, which produces MGEEIKVIVFKLGTEEYGIEVDKVQTIERMMPITRVPKTYAFVKGVINLRGVVIPVIDLRGRFGLPEVEPTDQTRIIIVAVSDMQVGFIVDSASDVIDLNTDNIDSPPEVVGGIKAKYLRGVARVGEERLLVMLNLSEVLNKSEIIQLEGLED
- the flhF gene encoding flagellar biosynthesis protein FlhF, yielding MRVKRYIVDTMPEAMAQIRSDLGADAVILSTKDIKVGGFLGMFSRKKIEVIAAVEQEEKLKSAVKAKPKPPAAVPKAAVPKAYQRTAEIATPSAADLPKAPAPEAIPAAKDSAQDADYVRFAEIMSQAAAAGEAQEVREDTQPPIQTATASAEAAFQGAKAAAAAQGNLQTPPAEPLSSRLGISESEQRVLEELKEMKEWIAKLSRHNFEARQLPEPLEPLRDRLLGQDVSARLSEQWLGAAEEALRESGMQLGSEQLQAIIRERAKAFIDERIGGGIQSDTRIVYIAGPTGVGKTTTIAKIAAEQLFRYHRKVGFITSDTYRISAVEQLRTYASILNVPMEVVQSPGDMQRALQTLQDCDLILMDTAGRNYRNELLVSELQSLFSHSEHSETYLVLSLTSKSGDMIEIADHFSKYALDKVIFTKMDETGSFGAIFNLLHAHNLRLSYMTNGQNVPDDLLLASSDQLCDLLLGESWS
- a CDS encoding chemotaxis protein CheD, whose amino-acid sequence is MIDEQSIVKVAMADLNVAGPNGILRTTGLGSCVGLTLYDPVAKIGGLAHVMLPSSSIAREGQLNLAKYADTALPVLLNKMKDMGAVQARMVAKMAGGAQMFSFAGAGDTMRIGPRNVESCKEGLQQMGIALIAEDTGENYGRTVELDCFTGKFTVRSVQKGIKEL
- the flhA gene encoding flagellar biosynthesis protein FlhA, whose product is MKIKDLSVLAGVIGIVLMMILPIPIWLLDVLLIINISVALIILLVAMNTREALDFSIFPSLLLITTLFRVALNISTTKLILSEANAGEVVATFGSWIANGEIAVGFIVFLILIVVQFIVITKGSERVAEVAARFTLDAMPGKQMSIDADLNAGLINEQQARERRRKIEREADFYGAMDGASKFVKGDAIASIIILLINLIGGFIIGISIHGMSFAEALSTYSILTIGDGLVSQIPALLISTSAGLIVTRASSEGNLAEDLTGQLFSYPRLLYIVSGTVLLLGLFTPIHFITTAPIALVLFIAARRMQNNLDRKQVEVEQMEEEQQIEEVRSPESVINLLQVDPIEFEFGYGLIPLADTQQGGDLLDRIIMIRRQCALELGLVVPVIRIRDNIQLKPNEYVIKIKGNAVGGGELLLNHYLAMSPGYEDDSVTGIETTEPAFGLPALWIDEATKERADLAGYTVVDPPSVVATHLTELIKRHAHELLGRQETKALVDNIKESYPVLVDELIPSVLTIGEVQKVLAKLLREKISIRDMVTILETLADYGHYSKDPDVLTEYVRQALSRQITQQYAQDGEAMKVITVGPQLEKKIAESVQQSEQGTYLAMDPVSTQSVFQKLSEQVNRIIQMGQQPVLLTSPAIRMYLRQVIERGMQDIPVLSYSELEPNVEIQSVGVVNL
- a CDS encoding DUF342 domain-containing protein is translated as MSLDYALDQYMSVTFSDDKVIAYIQFTKWEDGFSCTLEALEQFLRSHGIRYGIQQDILQRIAGHAEEYQYSRTPIAIGTEPVHGQNGRIEFTVDFGGQTHLKPLETEDGKVDYKEITRLNNVKKGQLLATRVPPTKGEPGTTVTGEEIPSKPGKEAHFKIGKNVVVNAEKTAMYAAIDGLLTRTDKGKINVFPVYEINGDVDYSIGNIDFVGTVVVRGNVLTGFRIKAAGDIRVTGFVEGAELDAEGSIDISGGIIGYNKGCVKAGQDVKSSFIQDGNVVAGANVLVSQSIMHSNIRAGRNIECNGTKGLVVGGVLQAGEMVVARTIGNSMSTATVVEVGVLPDLRNELAELRVQLKQLIESVDKTDKALYLLNQLASTGQLSPDKMAMRIKLNATRKSNMAEQTAIKERMLEIEKTLEDTGKARVNVVKTIYGGAKIVIGRYTRFIKDPTQRVSFYYHEGDVTMVPLL
- a CDS encoding MinD/ParA family protein, yielding MTDQAHSLRQLVSAQRNENMGTPPRTSAESAKIITVTSGKGGVGKSNFTLNFALALQSMGKKVLVFDADIGMANIDVLMGVSSRYSLYHLLRREKSMEDVIQYGPERLPFIPGGSGLADLFSLSDSDMTYFLDQLERISSGMDYIIFDTGAGLSKENMRFITSADHCYVVTTPEPTSITDAYALIKVVHGTGSKVPFSLIVNRAGDEQEAREAADKIMLTARRFLDLDMQLLGSIADDPHVVQAVKRQTPFTIAFPKCDAASDIRRIALRSMASPAAAEPDAPKGIKAFMHRLLKRTK
- a CDS encoding FliA/WhiG family RNA polymerase sigma factor; amino-acid sequence: MDERKATMLNHADLWSAWKEDGDPEAKKKLIENHLHIVDYVSSRLAIGLPKNVSKGDLASNGVMGLIDAIEKFDYKRGLQFETYASWRVRGAILDSLRQGDWVPRSVREKAKKIETAYQQLEQKYLRSVSDSEMSSYLEVSEKEFRHMLQEVAVMTLTSLEDPIREEESETRMSVLVDEKAKNPDHKVHEFYLREALKKGISKLTPKERTVVSLLYYEDLSLSEIAEVMSLSPSRISQLHSKAIMRLRGALDKDRDLLMQND
- a CDS encoding chemotaxis protein CheC; translation: MELFKYGREVKMDVLKEVGNIGAGNAATALSRLLDKPIDMAVPKVQLLPFKEIAESVGGSEQVVLAVFLRVEGSAPGNLFFIMSPEAGKNLLQNLAGIEVSEDEQFSEMELSALCEIGNILAGSYLSSLADFTNLSMTPTVPGLAMDMAGAILSYGLLQFGEMGDDALLINTTFLEGQNEVEGQFFLIPDPPSFAQIFEALGVPLEHD
- a CDS encoding chemotaxis protein CheA, translated to MDMNQYLTMFIDESNDHLQSLNENMLQLENNPDDLGIVQVIFRSAHTLKGMAATMGFEDLASLTHQMENVLDLVRNEKLTMQDYIFDTLFKSLDALESMVQDITSGGDGKSDVSSIVAALQSIVRGESPAHAPTGDVKGADQGSASHPGITLDEFQYSVLEQSISEGHKVLYIQVTLREDCQLKAVRAYMVFEALERSGEIVKTHPDVQDIEQGEFDRVFSLYYITQREAADMESQILGVSEIETAQVVSLDHETLQQMVQQAAAALETAKPEAQQPSAAASVPESKSTPTPAKEAKATARSGGANPSRTIRVDIERLDVLMNLFSELLIDRVRLEQLASEAQNQELTDTVEHMSRVSSDLQNIVLKLRMVPVDTVFNRFPRMVRDLAKTLDKKIDLIITGADTELDRTVIDEIGDPLVHLLRNSADHGIEPVADRIAAGKPETGTVHLRAFHSGNNVFIEIEDDGRGIYREKILKNALQKGVVTEAEAEAMTDEEVHQLLFAPGFSTAEKISDVSGRGVGLDVVKSKIVSLGGNVTIYSTPGKGTNFSVQLPLTLSIIAAMLIRMGSEKYAIPLSSIVETAVIKRGHVKNVHGSRMVHFRESMIPIISLSKVFEVPDFDEEQEEETEVVVIRKGDRLAALAIDDFIGQSEIVIKNLGKYLPAIQGISGATILGDGQVALIIDANAFIK
- the cheB gene encoding protein-glutamate methylesterase/protein-glutamine glutaminase yields the protein MVPFRVLVVDDSAFMRKIFSDFIERDALFQVVGTAENGQEAIRKVKELNPDAVTLDVEMPEMNGLDALKFIMELGPPVIMLSGLNEEGMRETILALEAGAFDFIRKPSITNALGIEQVGEELMKQLHAAMQAKQRRALWEEEERARQAARHPSSSSRASRPLGKLPDKKPNVKEQPPVDHTRTKAAEVHARQELPPVSKAKQRLREVLPGTDPLQRKPDTPDKRRKPESAKPSAAGAETRPAADVSPSSSAALSDLVAVGCSTGGPRALKAFLEGIPSGFPAPIVIVQHMPPKFTKSLAQRLNSFSRLEVLEAADGMALEPGKAYIAPGGSHIRVKRTEKNGYVIATSMDEPRNGHRPSVDTLFESLLPLTELTRHAVLMTGMGSDGARMMKKLYDSGVRSTFAESEETCVVYGMPRSAVELGCVNDVLPLQELAPKVVQAVNNRK